The Microcoleus sp. FACHB-831 genome segment CCAAACTGGCGGATGCGTATCTGAGCGATGCACCAGACCCCGAATACCCCTTGCAGCCTTTGCCAGATAGTAAACCAACCTATTGGTTATACCACGAAGTTTGGCGGCTGACTGGTATTAGGTCATTCGGTCAACTGCAAAGATGGATTAACACGATTTTAAGAGGTAAAGATGCGATTTTCAGTATTAGTGACCCCCTGCCATTTTTAGCCGTTCACCACTGGCAAATTCCCCTACTTTTACTCAACAACCTGCAAAGACTCAAAGGCTGGATAAGAATAGATTTTAACATTGGCAAGTTAGTAGAGATAGGGGGCGACTGAGTAGGCTAAGGGTTTGTCCACCCTTTAGTTGTTTCCCGGCTCTAATTAGCCCAGTTAGCAAAAAGACCGTGAACTTCAAATGAGACTAAATAGGAAATGGCTATTTGCTATTTTGCTTTCTGCTATGCTGGCGATGACTCTACTGGTAGGGTGTTTGAGGAGCGACAAAGCCACTGCCCAATCGGGGTATAACGGTCAGAAAAAGTTGACTATGGTTACTTCATCTGAATATCCACCCTACCAGTATCGAGACATTTATAGTGGTAAAGATGAAATTATTGGCTTTAATGTTGATATTGCTAAATACATCACTAAACAACTAGGATATGAGCTTGAAGTTATAGATACAGAGGCTATAATTGCTGCCTTGCCAGCCCTAGTAAATGAGAGTATTGGTATGCTCAAATCATCGGCTTTGCTTTCAACAATTGGCGTCCAAGATTTATTACGCAGGTCTCAGATTGTGGGGGCACAAAAATATATTTTCTTTGAAACACTGATATTTGCTGGTGCTGTTTACTATTTGACGAGCATGATTCTGACATGGAGCAGTTATGCACTTGAGAGAAGACTCCAACGTAGTAGCTGAGAGACACTAAAATAGAGCCGTAACCCTTAATTAAAATACTTCCCCTCTAACGCCAATCTTAAACCTATAAAAAGACAATAGTACAAGTTCACAAACTACTAAACTTTAACTACAACAGTAACTAGGAAGATGAATCATGCCAGTACTTCGTATTCTTCATTTAGTTGGGTCTGCGTACAATGATTTTTACTGTGATTTGTCACGCCTTTACGCCCAAGACTGTCTCACAGCAACAGCAGAGCGATCGCGCTATGACTTTCAGATTGCATATATCACACCCGATCTCCACTGGCGATTTCCTGCCTCCCTCAGTCCAGAAGATATTGCTGTCGCCAAACCGATGCCTCTGTCTGATGCCATAGAGTTTATAACAGCGCAAAACATTGACCTTATGTTGCCACAAATGTTTTGTATTCCTGGCATGACTCACTACCGGGCTTTATTCGACCTGCTGAAGATCCCTTACATCGGCAATACTCCGGATATCATGGCGATCGCGGCTCACAAAGCCAGAGCCAAAGCAATTGTCGAAGCAGCAGGGGTGAAAGTGCCTCGTGGAGAACTGCTCCGCCAAGGAGAGGTTCCGACAATTCCACCTCCAGCCGTCGTCAAACCCGTAAGTTCCGACAACTCTTTAGGGGTAGTCTTAGTTAAAGATATTACTGAATATGATGCTGCCTTGAAGAAAGCATTTGAATATGCAGATGAAGTCATCGTAGAAACATTCATCGAACTCGGTCGAGAAGTCAGATGCGGCATCATCGTAAAAGACGGAGAGTTAGTGGGTTTACCTCTTGAAGAGTATCTGGTAGACCCCCACGAAAAACCCATCCGCAACTAT includes the following:
- a CDS encoding D-alanine--D-alanine ligase, whose amino-acid sequence is MPVLRILHLVGSAYNDFYCDLSRLYAQDCLTATAERSRYDFQIAYITPDLHWRFPASLSPEDIAVAKPMPLSDAIEFITAQNIDLMLPQMFCIPGMTHYRALFDLLKIPYIGNTPDIMAIAAHKARAKAIVEAAGVKVPRGELLRQGEVPTIPPPAVVKPVSSDNSLGVVLVKDITEYDAALKKAFEYADEVIVETFIELGREVRCGIIVKDGELVGLPLEEYLVDPHEKPIRNYADKLQQTDDGNLRLTAKDNIKAWIVDPNDPITQKVQQVAKKCHQALGCRHYSLFDFRIDPKGQPWFLEAGLYCSFAPKSVISSMAKAAGIPLNELFMTAIDETLATI
- a CDS encoding transporter substrate-binding domain-containing protein, yielding MRLNRKWLFAILLSAMLAMTLLVGCLRSDKATAQSGYNGQKKLTMVTSSEYPPYQYRDIYSGKDEIIGFNVDIAKYITKQLGYELEVIDTEAIIAALPALVNESIGMLKSSALLSTIGVQDLLRRSQIVGAQKYIFFETLIFAGAVYYLTSMILTWSSYALERRLQRSS